The Primulina eburnea isolate SZY01 chromosome 6, ASM2296580v1, whole genome shotgun sequence genome contains a region encoding:
- the LOC140835135 gene encoding probable UDP-N-acetylglucosamine--peptide N-acetylglucosaminyltransferase SEC, giving the protein MLSLQSDPRQYSRSLQQVQRQHQQPQVVSRAPYNVAADHHRDHPSLSFTSGVNVKPELSTEVDVDMLLNLAHQNYKAGNYKQALEHSKAVYDRNPRRTDNLLLLGAVYYQLHDFDLCIAKNEEALRIDPHFAECYGNMANAWKEKGNIDVAIRYYLIAIELRPNFADAWSNLASAYMRKGRLNEAAQCCRQSLALNPLLVDAHSNLGNLMKAQGLVQEASKCYMDALHIQPTFAIAWSNLAGLCMEAGDLNRALHYYKEAVKLKPDFSDAYLNLGNVYKALRMPQESIVCYQRALQSRPDSAMAFGNLASVYYEENNLDMAIINYKRAIACDPGFLEAYNNLGNALKDAGRVEDAIHCYRQCLSLQPSHPQALTNLGNIYMEWNMMSAAAQCYKATLSVTTGLSAPFNNLAIIYKQQGNHADAISCYNEVLRIDPLAADGLVNRGNTYKEIGRVNEAIQDYLRAIDIRPMMAEAHANLASAYKDSGHVEAAIKSYKQALMLRPDFPEATCNLLHTLQCVCDWDDRENMFIEVEGILRRQIKLSVIPSVQPFHAIAYPLDPMLALEISRKYAAHSAVVASRYSLPPFNHAPPLPVKSGGRNGRLRIGYVSSDFGNHPLSHLMGSVFGMHNRENVEIFCYALSPNDGTEWRLRIQSEAEHFIDVSAMSSDMIARMINEHQIQVLINLNGYTKGARNEIFAMQPAPIQVSYMGFPGTTGATYIHYLVTDEFVSPMSCSHIYSEKIVHLPHCYFVNDYKQKNRDVLDLNYQPKRSDYGLPEDRFIFACFNQLYKMDPEILTTWCNILKRVPKSALWLLRFPAAGETRLRAHAASLGVQPDQIIFTDVAMKQEHIRRSSLADLFLDTPLCNAHTTGTDILWAGLPMVTLPLEKMATRVAGSLCLATGVGEEMIVHSMEEYEERAVSLAMNPSKLQDLTSRLKEARLSCPLFDTARWVKNLERAYFRMWNLYCSGQHPQPFKVAENDLEFPYDR; this is encoded by the exons ATGCTCTCGTTACAGAGCGATCCGCGGCAGTACAGCCGGAGTCTGCAACAGGTACAACGGCAGCACCAACAGCCGCAGGTGGTGTCTAGGGCTCCTTACAATGTCGCCGCAGATCATCACAGAGACCATCCATCTCTGTCTTTTACCTCCGGGGTTAACGTCAAGCCGGAGCTTTCTACTGAAG TTGACGTGGACATGCTCTTGAACCTGGCCCATCAGAATTACAAAGCAGGGAATTATAAGCAGGCATTAGAACATAGCAAAGCTGTGTACGATAGAAATCCGCGACGCACTGATAATCTTCTTCTGTTGGGTGCTGTTTACTATCAG TTACATGACTTCGATTTGTGCATTGCGAAGAATGAAGAAGCTCTTAGAATTGATCCACATTTTGCCGAGTGCTATGGGAATATGGCAAATGCTTGGAAA GAGAAAGGCAATATTGATGTCGCTATTCGTTATTACTTGATTGCTATTGAG CTTCGGCCTAATTTTGCTGATGCATGGTCTAACTTAGCCAGTGCTTACATGAGAAAAGGAAGGTTGAATGAGGCAGCCCAATGCTGTCGTCAATCACTTGCTCTGAATCCTCTTTTG GTTGATGCTCATAGTAACCTTGGAAATCTGATGAAAGCTCAAGGACTAGTGCAAGAG GCCTCTAAGTGTTATATGGATGCACTCCACATACAGCCAACTTTTGCTATTGCGTGGTCTAATCTTGCTGGTCTTTGTATGGAGGCGGGTGATCTTAACAGGGCCCTGCACTACTACAAG GAAGCCGTGAAGTTGAAGCCTGACTTTTCTGATGCCTACTTGAATTTGGGAAATGTTTACAAG GCCTTGAGAATGCCTCAAGAGTCTATTGTATGTTATCAACGAGCCCTGCAGTCACGACCAGACAGTGCAATGGCTTTTG GCAACTTGGCAAGTGTGTACTATGAGGAAAACAACCTTGATATGGCAATAATCAACTACAAACGAGCTATTGCTTGTGATCCTGGATTCCTGGAGGCGTACAATAACTTG GGTAATGCATTGAAAGATGCTGGAAGAGTGGAGGATGCAATTCACTGTTACCGC CAATGCCTATCTCTTCAACCTAGTCATCCTCAAGCTCTAACCAATCTTGGAAATATTTATATGGAATG GAATATGATGAGTGCTGCAGCTCAATGCTACAAGGCAACACTATCTGTCACAACAGGACTTTCTGCCCCTTTCAATAATTTAGCTATAATATACAAACAACAG GGTAATCATGCAGATGCGATATCTTGCTACAACGAGGTCCTAAGGATAGATCCACTAGCTGCAGATGGTTTGGTTAATCgaggaaacacttacaaagaaATTGGAAGAGTTAACGAGGCGATTCAAGACTATCTCCGTGCTATTGATATCCGACCAATGATGGCTGAGGCTCATGCAAATTTGGCTTCCGCTTACAAGGACAG TGGTCATGTGGAAGCAGCTATTAAAAGCTATAAGCAAGCATTGATGTTACGCCCAGATTTCCCTGAGGCAACATGTAACCTTCTTCACACTTTGCAG TGCGTCTGTGACTGGGATGATCGGGAGAATATGTTTATTGAAGTTGAAGGGATACTTAGGAGACAGATCAAG TTGTCAGTCATCCCAAGTGTTCAACCTTTCCATGCGATTGCGTATCCCCTTGATCCCATGCTTGCATTGGAGATCAG TCGAAAATATGCAGCGCATTCTGCGGTAGTAGCATCTCGCTATTCACTCCCTCCTTTTAATCATGCACCTCCATTGCCTGTAAAGAGTGGTGGCAGGAATGGCCGGTTAAGGATCGG ATATGTAAGCAGTGACTTTGGTAACCATCCATTGTCTCATCTAATGGGTTCTGTTTTTGGCATGCATAATAGAGAAAATGTTGAG ATATTCTGCTATGCATTGAGTCCAAATGATGGCACTGAATGGAGGCTTCGTATCCAATCTGAAGCAGAGCATTTTATTGATGTGTCTGCCATGTCATCTGATATGATAGCAAGGATGATCAATGAACATCAGATACAAGTGCTCATCAATCTAAATGGGTACACCAAG GGTGCAAGAAATGAAATATTTGCTATGCAGCCTGCTCCTATCCAGGTTTCTTATATGGGATTTCCTGGGACCACGGGAGCGACCTACATACATTATTTGGTCACTGATGAG TTTGTTTCTCCAATGTCTTGCTCTCATATATACTCCGAAAAAATAGTTCATCTTCCTCATTGCTATTTTGTGAACGACTATAAACAG AAAAACCGTGATGTACTGGATCTAAACTACCAACCCAAGCGATCGGACTACGGACTTCCTGAGGACAGATTTATATTCGCCTGTTTCAATCAACTTTACAAGATGGACCCTGAAATACTCACGACATG GTGCAATATCCTTAAGCGTGTCCCAAAGAGTGCACTTTGGCTTCTTAGATTTCCAGCTGCAGGCGAGACGAGGCTTCGTGCAC ATGCTGCTTCACTAGGTGTGCAACCAGACCAAATTATTTTCACAGATGTTGCAATGAAGCAGGAACACATTAGGCGCAGTTCGTTAGCAGACCTGTTTCTTGATAC GCCTCTTTGCAACGCACATACGACAGGGACAGATATTCTTTGGGCTGGTCTGCCTATGGTCACTCTTCCTCTCGAGAAAATGGCGACTAGAGTTGCTGGGTCGCTCTGTTTGGCGACAGGAGTTGGAGAGGAAATGATTGTTCATAG CATGGAAGAGTACGAAGAGAGAGCTGTGTCTTTGGCCATGAATCCTTCGAAGCTTCAAGATCTTACCAGCAGACTCAAGGAGGCCCGTCTGAGTTGCCCTCTGTTCGACACTGCACGATGG GTGAAGAATTTGGAGCGTGCCTACTTCAGGATGTGGAATTTGTACTGTTCCGGTCAACATCCTCAACCCTTCAAAGTCGCTGAGAATGACTTGGAATTTCCGTATGACCGGTAG
- the LOC140833618 gene encoding uncharacterized protein — protein sequence MSLKAIFFLGLFLATYLHFPSQVAAARELAETSNTLDTSNDKDELTNGVGEAKYPGGDQYGEYPGGGYGGYPGGGYGGYPGGGYGGYPGGGGYPGRGYGGYPRGGYGGYPGGGYGGYPGGGYGGRRRCGPYGC from the exons ATGAGTTTAAAGGCAATTTTCTTTCTTGGCTTGTTCTTGGCTACATATCTTCATTTTCCCTCTCAAGTGGCGGCTGCTAGAGAATTGGCTGAGACTTCAAACACACTGGACACAT CAAATGATAAAGATGAGTTGACAAACGGGGTTGGTGAAGCAAAATATCCCGGTGGTGATCAATATGGAGAGTATCCCGGTGGTGGATATGGAGGCTATCCCGGCGGTGGATATGGAGGATATCCCGGTGGTGGATATGGAGGATATCCCGGTGGTGGTGGCTATCCAGGAAGGGGATACGGTGGATATCCCAGAGGTGGTTACGGAGGCTACCCTGGTGGTGGATACGGAGGCTATCCTGGTGGAGGTTATGGTGGTAGACGCCGTTGTGGACCTTATGGCTGTTGA